TAGGGCCTATCATGCAATCAGAATATACAAAACCTGAGTTTTATTTTGTCATCAGCTACAAAtcggatggatggataaatggatgcaTGCATACATTTCATTCAACACCTTGAAATTGATATGATCACATTATAATGAATTGTAACTTTTCCATAGTCAAGTGTGTTGGGATTGTTATGTTATGGTAAATGAACTACGGTGTCAAGTAGTAATAAAATGAACTGAATTTGACTGAATTGTACAATGTCTTCCTCAGGGCTTGCTCTCGGTCCTTCAGAAGTGGAAAGGGACCACAGAGAGTGTGGAGCTGAGGATAGTTCTACTGGGTCTGGATAATGCAGGCAAGACCACCCTACTGAAGAGCCTCGCCTcagaagacatcaacactatcacACCCACACAGGTCAGAAGgcatcacacacagacatacacacagacatacaatgcacacacacacacacacacacaattatgtcttactatacttgtgaggacTTTCTGGGgaccaacaattgattcccattcaaaatcctattttccctaaacctaaccttaacccctaaccctaaacctaaccctaaccctaaccataaccctaattctaaacctaaccctaaccataaccctaattctaaacctaaccctaaaacctaaccctaaacctaaccgctAAGCATGAAATAGCGTTTTTACAGGTGAGGACCAGCAAAACTTTTCTTGTGAGTACTCACAAGTATAGTGAAACGCGTACACACACCGctacacactctccctctctctccccctctcccgcccccactctctctccctctctcacttgctctccccccccgctctctctccctctctctccccctctcccgcccccgctgctctctctctctctctctctctctctctctctctctctctctctctctctctctctctctcttgctctctctctctctctctccccctctcccccaccccgctctctctccctctctcacttgctctctctcccgctctctcccaccccgctctctctccctctctctcttgctctctctccctctctctccccctctctcccccccctgctctctctccctctctctcttgctctctctccctctctctccccctccccccgctctctctccctctctctcttgctctctctccctctctctccccctctcccccctgctctctctccctctctctcttgctctctctccctctctctcttgctctctctccctctctctccccctctccccctgctctctctccctctctctcttgctctctctccctctctccccctctccccccgctctctctccctctctctcttgctctctctcccccccccccgctctctctccctctctctcttgctctctctctctctctctccccctctctccccccgctctctctccctctctctcttgctctctctcccccctctccccctctcccccctgctctctctctctccccctctcccaccccctgctctctctccctctctctccccctctccccccgctctctctccctctctctcttgctctctccccctctctctctccctctctctcttactctctccccctctctctctcctctctctcttactctctcccccctctctctccctctctctccccctctctcccccgctctctctccctctctctcttgctctctcccctgctctctctccctctctctcttgctctctccccctctctctctctctctctctcttactctctccccctctctctctccctctctctcccccctcccccccccctctcccctctctctctctctcttgctctctcttactctctctccctctctctcccactctctctccctctctctcttgctctctcttactctctctccctccctctctctctctctccctctctctccccctccccccactctctctccccctcccccactctctctccctctctctccctctctctccccctctccccccgctctctctccctctctctccctctctctcttgctctctcttactctctctccctctctctctcgctctctctccctctctctccccctctcccccccgctctctctccctctctctccctctctctcttactctcacaGCATGTAAGACACCATCACATTCACACATATTCACAGCTATAGCATTACTCCACACTTGCACTTGACTTTTCCTACCACCACTGATTTAGCTGATAGCAGCTTTATTGAGAAGAGATGCACTTACATCATGACTGTGATAtttggttgtctcacctagctatcttaagataaaTATACtacctgtaagtcactctggataaaagtgtctgctaaattactcaaatgtgaTGTAAATGTACCATCAACACTCAGGTGATGGAACAAAACATCACCCCGGCACAGACAAAAGAGAATGACTCCAACGTAGCCGTGGCCTCTGGGACCAGGGTTGAGGAAAGGTGAAAAAGCAGGGTGGACTTCAGTGAGAAAGCAGGATGGAAAGGATTGGCTCAGCAGGTAGCATGCTGGTAGCATGAGGCTGAGGCCTGTCTCTACTGAGGGATCATGTTGTTACACAACCTCTCACTGCTGAGCCAGATAGAGGCAGTGTTCTGAAAAAGGCTGTGGCCCATGTCGGGACAACACTTCCTCTTACACATGAAAAGCACAACCCTGGTTGAGCaaagttgttgttgtggttgtcctTTGTTCACAGGTCTACGTTTAACTGTCTTAAGTCTCGTTCATTCCCTGTTGTTCTGACAGATGTTTTGGTTGAGATCACAGTGATGAATGGTGGGCTTGACTTGACTTTATTTCATCATTTTAGCTGCTAGCTGGGTAGAGGTCCTCAAAAACAGCTCTCTAATGAAATGCCCTGTCATACAGTACTAACCCGTGGTTTGTGTTTGACACAAGGGCTTTAACATTAAGAGTGTGGCCTCACATGGCATGAAGCTGAACGTATGGGATATCGGAGGACAGAGGAAGATCCGTCCCTTCTGGAAGAAATACCTTGAGAACACAGACTTACTGGTGAGCACCTCTAACAGGGTCCTTCAGATCTACTGCATTCTGTCTCGTGATCCTCATGTTGTGATCAATGGTAGCTCATTAAGGCAAGGAGAACCGCTATGCGCAACAGTCCCATAACATGAATGCTGTGGGTCTAGAGGATGATATTGCATGTCGTAAATATGTCATGGCTATGGCGAAATGATACTTTTGATCACTATATGTCTCCTGGCTCTTTTAGATGTTTATAGTTCATTATTTTCGACTTCCAGATCTATGTCATAGACAGCGCAGACAAGAAGCGGTTTGAGGAGACGGGACTGGTAAGCATGGCACACCTCATAGCTGTAATAGCTGTCTGTAATAGCTGTATGTAATAGCTTTCTGTAATAGCTGTATGTAATAGCTGTCTGTAATAGCTGTA
This DNA window, taken from Oncorhynchus gorbuscha isolate QuinsamMale2020 ecotype Even-year linkage group LG13, OgorEven_v1.0, whole genome shotgun sequence, encodes the following:
- the LOC123994037 gene encoding ADP-ribosylation factor-like protein 3; amino-acid sequence: MGEATKGLLSVLQKWKGTTESVELRIVLLGLDNAGKTTLLKSLASEDINTITPTQGFNIKSVASHGMKLNVWDIGGQRKIRPFWKKYLENTDLLIYVIDSADKKRFEETGLELEELIDEENLKGVPVLIFANKQDLATASPASEIAEGLNLHTYRDRQWQIQACSAVSGEGVQDGMNWICNNIVNKKK